Proteins found in one Candidatus Methylomirabilota bacterium genomic segment:
- a CDS encoding phage holin family protein, whose protein sequence is MGTLHPLRVPQPTDADGILASLKRLVQLELELGLAETRELLLAAVTAAALAVSAAVALIASLVLLLAAALAPLFGAPWEHLVIAGGGVFLLAAATLGWSVQRLRSLGWPRRTPASLVENFRWLEAQLRSRLRLR, encoded by the coding sequence ATGGGCACCCTTCATCCGCTCCGCGTTCCCCAGCCGACCGACGCCGACGGCATCCTGGCGTCGCTGAAGCGTCTCGTCCAGCTCGAGCTGGAGCTCGGCCTGGCCGAGACCCGCGAGCTCCTCCTCGCCGCCGTGACGGCGGCCGCGCTCGCGGTGTCCGCCGCGGTCGCGCTGATCGCCTCGCTCGTCCTGCTGCTCGCCGCCGCCCTGGCGCCGCTCTTCGGCGCGCCGTGGGAGCATCTGGTCATCGCCGGCGGTGGCGTGTTCCTGCTGGCCGCGGCGACGCTCGGGTGGAGCGTGCAGCGGCTCCGATCACTGGGCTGGCCGCGCCGCACGCCGGCCTCGCTCGTGGAGAACTTCCGATGGCTCGAAGCACAGCTGAGATCCAGGCTGAGATTGCGGTGA
- the ligD gene encoding non-homologous end-joining DNA ligase has protein sequence MGPRVGEVDGRRILLSNPEAVLWSEDGVTKGDLVAYYLDLADHLLPFLVNRPLSLLRFAGASECVYQRTAPPGLPPWIPTRRIRTDQTALGYADYVIGSDRAALAYLVNLGYISFHPWGSTVDAVDRPDQLLFDIDPTAIAFREVRNAALLVRSLLGGFKIRSWVKTSGGRGLHVMVPIEPVYTFDQVLVAASTIARMARQREPSLFTFDMRRARRRGKILIDVLRNRRGATLVSPFAVREYRGVTVSMPVDWPELERGLYPEDFHLRNARERLRERGNPLATLFASRQSLTPLLESGRARRARPSA, from the coding sequence ATGGGACCGCGCGTCGGCGAGGTGGACGGCCGTCGGATCCTCCTCAGCAATCCCGAGGCGGTCCTGTGGTCAGAGGATGGCGTGACCAAGGGCGATCTGGTCGCCTACTACCTGGACCTCGCCGACCACCTGCTCCCCTTCCTCGTCAACCGGCCGCTGAGCCTGCTCCGCTTCGCCGGCGCGTCCGAGTGCGTGTATCAACGGACGGCGCCGCCCGGGCTGCCGCCGTGGATTCCCACGCGCCGGATCCGGACCGACCAGACGGCGCTCGGCTACGCCGACTACGTCATCGGCAGCGACCGCGCCGCGCTGGCCTATCTCGTGAACCTGGGCTACATCTCGTTCCATCCCTGGGGTTCGACCGTCGACGCGGTCGACCGGCCGGATCAGCTCCTCTTCGACATCGACCCGACCGCGATCGCGTTTCGTGAGGTCCGCAACGCCGCCTTGCTCGTGCGGAGCCTGCTGGGCGGGTTCAAGATTCGCAGCTGGGTGAAAACGTCGGGCGGGCGCGGCCTGCACGTCATGGTGCCGATCGAGCCCGTCTACACGTTCGACCAGGTGCTGGTGGCGGCGTCGACCATCGCCCGCATGGCCCGCCAGCGCGAGCCCTCCCTGTTCACGTTCGACATGCGGCGGGCGCGGCGCCGCGGCAAGATCCTCATCGACGTGCTGCGCAACCGACGGGGGGCGACCCTGGTGAGCCCGTTCGCCGTACGGGAGTACAGAGGGGTGACCGTCTCGATGCCGGTGGACTGGCCGGAGCTGGAACGCGGCCTCTATCCGGAGGACTTCCACCTGCGCAATGCGCGGGAGCGGCTCCGCGAGCGGGGCAACCCGCTGGCGACGCTCTTCGCCAGTCGCCAGTCCCTCACCCCGTTGCTGGAGAGCGGGCGGGCGCGCCGCGCCCGCCCCTCGGCGTAG
- a CDS encoding M48 family metallopeptidase: MTLKPIGGLLCLALLAAGCAGPVASPTPGPRQEAGRPAARPVDPAQAERLQRVMVPLIRAMNHPRSLNQARVGIVEDPNINAANAGGGEFYVTTGLLQKANDEQLLGVLAHEVAHDDLGHLAKAQALGAGLNIGMIILDQLIPGSGAITPIAGALVARGYSRNEEYDADRHGVELLRRIGQPKEVMINTLSWLMQTAGPGGGGFLSTHPATGDRIEALRRLR; the protein is encoded by the coding sequence ATGACCCTCAAGCCGATCGGCGGACTCCTCTGCCTGGCCCTGCTGGCGGCGGGGTGCGCCGGCCCCGTCGCGTCGCCCACCCCGGGCCCGCGCCAGGAGGCCGGGCGCCCGGCCGCTCGACCCGTCGACCCCGCCCAGGCCGAGCGCCTGCAGCGCGTCATGGTGCCCCTGATCCGCGCCATGAACCACCCGCGCTCGCTGAACCAGGCGCGGGTCGGCATCGTCGAGGACCCGAACATCAACGCCGCCAACGCGGGCGGGGGCGAGTTCTACGTGACAACGGGCCTGCTCCAGAAGGCCAACGACGAGCAGTTGCTCGGCGTGCTGGCCCACGAGGTGGCCCACGACGACCTGGGACACCTGGCCAAGGCCCAAGCGCTGGGGGCCGGCCTCAACATCGGCATGATCATCCTCGACCAGCTCATCCCCGGCAGCGGCGCGATCACGCCGATCGCCGGCGCCCTCGTCGCCCGGGGCTACAGCCGGAACGAGGAGTACGACGCCGACCGGCACGGGGTCGAGCTGTTGCGGCGGATCGGCCAGCCGAAAGAGGTCATGATCAACACGCTCAGCTGGCTCATGCAGACGGCGGGGCCGGGCGGAGGCGGGTTCTTGTCGACTCATCCGGCGACCGGCGACCGCATCGAAGCGCTCCGGCGCCTGCGCTAG
- a CDS encoding TraR/DksA family transcriptional regulator gives MRTVKSDLERKRRALNSAIQSSMGSTSETDHGRELLKDPYGSASLTHDDEIAAAVVERRARQLEEVSRALEDLDAGRYGICRDCGDAIAAARLRVMPFATRCVACQAKSEGLPRAA, from the coding sequence ATGCGGACCGTAAAGTCGGACCTGGAGCGGAAGCGCAGGGCGCTGAACAGCGCGATCCAGTCGAGCATGGGCTCGACCAGCGAGACCGATCACGGGCGGGAGCTACTCAAGGACCCGTACGGGAGCGCGTCGCTCACGCACGATGATGAGATCGCGGCGGCGGTCGTGGAACGGCGTGCCCGCCAGCTGGAGGAGGTCAGCCGGGCCCTGGAGGACCTCGATGCGGGCCGGTACGGTATCTGCCGGGATTGCGGCGACGCTATCGCCGCCGCGCGGCTGAGGGTCATGCCCTTCGCCACCCGCTGTGTGGCGTGCCAGGCGAAGAGCGAGGGGCTCCCGCGTGCGGCCTGA
- a CDS encoding BON domain-containing protein, whose product MARAFKALAVVLVVASILSGCRAATGKSTGQTIDDASITASVKAKLVADKAANLTRVDVDTNNGTVYLNGTVESAEQKTRAEQLARQAKGVKSVVNNLQVQKR is encoded by the coding sequence ATGGCAAGGGCGTTCAAGGCATTGGCTGTGGTCCTGGTGGTCGCCTCGATCCTGAGCGGCTGCCGGGCGGCGACCGGCAAGTCGACCGGGCAGACCATTGACGACGCCAGCATCACGGCGTCGGTGAAGGCGAAGCTCGTGGCTGACAAGGCCGCCAATCTGACACGCGTAGACGTTGACACCAACAACGGCACTGTTTACCTTAACGGGACCGTCGAGTCTGCGGAGCAGAAGACCCGGGCCGAGCAGCTGGCCCGGCAGGCGAAGGGCGTCAAGAGCGTCGTCAACAACCTGCAGGTGCAGAAGCGCTAG
- a CDS encoding sigma-54 dependent transcriptional regulator: MSPARRDQSRSGKVLVVDDEPAEREGLARLVGQWGYEVETASSGEEALNLIETQHPAVVLTDLVLPEMDGLTLLQKLKETGRPPIVLLVTGHGTVESAVEAMRHGAFDYLTKPVDATRLQVLLEKSIEQESLSREVSFLRHQLRQKGSFGQLVGQSKDMHEVYRWIELAATSTAPVLVFGESGTGKELVARTIHDLSNRRNKPFVAINCAAIPETLIESELFGHERGAFTGATERRLGCFELADGGTLFLDEIAEMDNSTQAKLLRVLQEGNFRRVGGKVEIQVDVRVIAATNRVPSEAIAQGQLRDDLFYRLNVFTIRLPALRERKEDIPLLGRTFIEEFNRQDNRQVRGLTPEVDKVLERHAWPGNVRELRNVIQRAVVLCGTGAIAPEHLPDNVLRTTEPSRPATTGSVVPIREMERELILRALQEMNQDKRRAAALLGISLKTLYNKLAKYGIQAVKSARIT, translated from the coding sequence GTGAGTCCAGCGCGACGTGATCAGAGCAGGAGTGGCAAGGTCCTCGTCGTCGACGACGAGCCGGCCGAGCGCGAGGGCCTCGCACGCCTCGTGGGGCAGTGGGGCTACGAGGTGGAGACGGCGTCGTCCGGCGAGGAGGCGCTGAATCTCATCGAGACGCAACATCCGGCCGTGGTCCTCACCGACCTGGTGCTGCCGGAGATGGACGGGCTGACACTGCTCCAGAAGCTGAAGGAGACGGGGCGCCCGCCCATCGTGCTCCTGGTGACGGGTCACGGCACCGTGGAGAGCGCGGTCGAAGCGATGCGGCACGGGGCGTTCGACTACCTGACGAAGCCCGTCGACGCCACCCGCCTCCAGGTGTTGCTGGAGAAGTCGATCGAGCAGGAATCGCTGTCCCGCGAGGTGAGCTTCCTCCGGCACCAGCTCCGCCAGAAGGGCAGCTTCGGCCAGCTCGTCGGGCAGTCGAAGGACATGCACGAGGTCTATCGCTGGATCGAGCTGGCGGCCACGAGCACCGCGCCGGTGCTCGTCTTCGGCGAGAGCGGAACCGGCAAGGAGCTGGTGGCGCGAACCATCCACGACCTCTCGAACCGGCGCAACAAGCCCTTCGTGGCCATCAACTGCGCGGCGATCCCGGAGACGCTCATCGAGAGCGAGCTGTTCGGCCATGAGCGCGGGGCGTTCACCGGCGCCACCGAACGGCGCCTCGGCTGCTTCGAGCTCGCCGACGGCGGCACCCTCTTCCTGGACGAGATCGCGGAGATGGACAACTCCACGCAGGCCAAGCTGCTCCGCGTGCTACAGGAGGGCAACTTCCGGCGCGTGGGCGGTAAGGTGGAGATCCAGGTCGACGTGCGGGTGATCGCGGCCACCAACCGTGTCCCCAGCGAGGCCATCGCCCAGGGCCAGCTCCGCGACGACCTCTTCTACCGCCTCAATGTCTTCACGATCCGCCTCCCCGCGCTGCGCGAGCGCAAGGAGGACATCCCGCTGCTGGGGCGGACGTTCATCGAGGAGTTCAACCGCCAGGATAACCGGCAGGTGCGGGGCCTGACGCCCGAGGTGGACAAGGTCCTGGAGCGGCACGCCTGGCCGGGGAACGTGCGCGAGCTGCGCAACGTCATCCAGCGCGCCGTCGTCCTCTGTGGCACGGGCGCCATCGCGCCGGAGCACCTGCCGGACAACGTGCTGCGGACCACCGAGCCGTCGAGGCCGGCGACGACGGGCTCCGTGGTGCCGATCCGCGAGATGGAGCGCGAGCTGATCCTGAGAGCGCTCCAGGAGATGAATCAGGACAAGCGGCGCGCCGCGGCACTGCTCGGCATCAGCCTCAAGACCCTCTACAACAAGCTGGCCAAGTACGGCATCCAGGCGGTGAAATCGGCCCGCATCACCTGA
- a CDS encoding ATP-binding protein, with protein sequence MASLPQDLDRLLHDLRGPLNAMAMHLEVLKRTGPGEPEALQRFETIQAEMARLAALLPAAFDVLALERRDVAPLNLKNLVRRALEEHGLGGVTLADGAWADVRGDARLLGLAVGHLVRNALAATAAAGGGRPAPHLSASAAEPGRVNLVIRDWGTGLRTTNSRALIRLSLSKTTGRPAVGLVTVERVARLHGGTVEFHAPADGGAEVRLTLPAA encoded by the coding sequence ATGGCGTCGCTGCCGCAGGATCTCGACCGGCTCCTGCACGACCTTCGCGGGCCGCTCAACGCCATGGCGATGCACCTCGAGGTCCTCAAGCGGACGGGCCCGGGGGAGCCGGAGGCGCTGCAGAGGTTCGAGACGATCCAAGCGGAAATGGCTCGCCTGGCCGCCCTGCTCCCGGCCGCCTTCGACGTTCTCGCGCTGGAGCGCCGCGACGTGGCTCCGCTGAATCTGAAAAACCTCGTTCGCCGCGCTCTCGAAGAGCACGGCCTGGGCGGCGTTACCCTCGCCGATGGCGCCTGGGCGGACGTGCGCGGTGACGCGCGGCTGCTGGGCCTCGCGGTCGGCCACCTCGTGCGCAACGCGCTGGCTGCGACGGCAGCGGCGGGTGGGGGTCGGCCGGCGCCGCACCTGAGCGCCAGTGCCGCCGAGCCGGGACGGGTAAACCTCGTCATCCGTGACTGGGGCACGGGACTGCGCACCACGAACTCGCGGGCGCTGATTCGCCTGTCGCTGTCAAAGACGACGGGACGGCCCGCCGTCGGGCTGGTGACCGTGGAGCGCGTCGCGCGGCTGCACGGCGGCACGGTCGAGTTTCACGCGCCCGCCGATGGCGGGGCCGAAGTCAGGCTGACACTGCCCGCCGCCTGA